A genomic region of Candidatus Neomarinimicrobiota bacterium contains the following coding sequences:
- a CDS encoding four helix bundle protein, translating to MQIEKCQNRSDLSERLLEFAASSTKLTVRLKRTAVVQYIANQLMRAASSSGANYEEACGAESRADFIDKMQLVLKELRESLYWLKLVERSDLISGNELQPLLAESNELIKIVAKSVITAKGRGE from the coding sequence ATGCAAATTGAAAAATGTCAAAATAGAAGCGATTTATCAGAAAGGCTATTAGAGTTCGCAGCAAGTAGCACTAAATTGACAGTTAGACTTAAAAGAACTGCTGTAGTACAGTACATAGCAAATCAGCTAATGCGAGCTGCTTCGTCTTCTGGGGCAAATTATGAAGAGGCATGTGGAGCAGAAAGTAGAGCCGATTTTATAGATAAGATGCAACTCGTCTTGAAGGAATTACGAGAGTCTTTATATTGGCTGAAACTGGTGGAGAGAAGCGACTTAATTTCTGGCAATGAGCTACAACCATTATTGGCTGAATCAAACGAATTGATCAAAATTGTTGCAAAATCGGTAATCACTGCGAAAGGAAGGGGAGAATGA
- a CDS encoding ferritin, translated as MDQNLKRKREKAIDQNLKKVFNEQIKLEFESAYIYLSMATYFHNVGLDGMAKWLRMQAKEEVEHAMKFFDHLIDRDEKVDLMRVNIEKVNWASPLEAFKDAYEHERFVTGKLIAMSKCRMQNAN; from the coding sequence TTGGATCAAAATCTTAAAAGAAAGAGAGAAAAAGCCATTGATCAAAATTTAAAGAAAGTATTTAATGAGCAGATAAAGCTTGAATTTGAATCTGCGTATATTTATTTGTCGATGGCGACATATTTCCATAATGTTGGATTGGATGGTATGGCAAAATGGCTGCGTATGCAGGCTAAGGAAGAAGTAGAGCATGCCATGAAATTTTTTGATCATTTAATTGATAGGGATGAAAAAGTAGATTTAATGCGGGTAAATATCGAAAAAGTAAACTGGGCAAGCCCTCTTGAAGCATTTAAGGATGCCTATGAACATGAGAGGTTTGTTACAGGGAAGTTAATCGCAATGTCCAAATGCAGAATGCAGAATGCAAATTGA
- a CDS encoding SufD family Fe-S cluster assembly protein, with protein MSKVRDKGLDIKFPHEVNLKEYKIENLNEHPAIDNLEQISEQDKEIMIHAGIDTGDEKGGTFLMKDQSVIHTRVKQPGIELLSIHDAKEKYPEFFQKYYWKLIAPDTDKYTKFVHDNIESGYFIYIKKGVKGFFPIQSCLFLEHPGIVQNVHNLIVLEENSSLEIITGCTSKDLLSEGGAHLGITEIYVGKGAQLTYSMIHNWHEIVRVRPRTSIYVEEGGTFVSNYVLLKKVKDVQMNPIAYLAGRGAKVRFNSIIVSYEDSYLDIGARVVLDAPETSTEIISRVVNRGGKVIARGLISGNVPGVRGHLECQGLILNEGGEIYTIPQLNGLSPDIMLSHEAAVGKIAREEVEYLMARGIEEDDAVGLIIRGFLYEGLENFPSVLKLEIDRVIEETKRKGY; from the coding sequence ATGTCTAAGGTGCGCGATAAAGGATTAGATATAAAGTTTCCACATGAGGTTAACCTTAAAGAATATAAGATAGAAAATTTAAATGAACACCCTGCAATAGACAATCTGGAACAGATCTCAGAACAGGACAAGGAAATAATGATTCATGCTGGTATAGACACCGGTGATGAAAAGGGTGGTACTTTTTTAATGAAAGATCAGTCTGTGATACATACGAGGGTTAAACAACCTGGTATTGAATTACTATCTATTCATGATGCAAAAGAAAAGTATCCGGAATTTTTCCAGAAATATTATTGGAAATTAATAGCTCCTGATACTGATAAGTATACTAAATTTGTTCATGATAATATTGAGTCAGGATATTTTATTTATATAAAAAAAGGTGTAAAAGGATTTTTCCCCATACAGTCATGTTTATTTCTTGAACATCCAGGGATTGTGCAAAATGTTCACAACCTGATTGTACTTGAGGAAAACTCATCTCTGGAAATTATAACTGGATGCACGTCGAAAGATTTACTTTCAGAAGGTGGAGCTCACCTTGGTATTACAGAGATATATGTTGGTAAGGGAGCACAGCTTACTTATTCGATGATTCATAACTGGCATGAGATTGTACGAGTTAGACCCAGGACCTCTATATACGTTGAGGAAGGCGGAACTTTCGTTTCAAATTATGTACTCTTAAAAAAGGTGAAAGATGTACAGATGAATCCGATAGCTTATCTCGCCGGGAGGGGTGCCAAAGTAAGATTTAACAGTATAATAGTATCCTATGAGGACTCATATCTCGATATAGGTGCAAGAGTTGTACTTGATGCACCAGAAACATCTACAGAGATTATATCCCGTGTTGTCAATAGGGGAGGAAAAGTAATAGCTAGGGGATTAATTTCCGGTAATGTGCCAGGTGTCAGGGGTCATCTCGAATGCCAGGGACTAATTTTAAATGAAGGGGGAGAAATTTACACGATTCCACAGCTAAATGGATTATCCCCAGATATAATGCTCTCCCATGAAGCAGCTGTAGGCAAGATAGCACGTGAAGAAGTGGAGTATCTAATGGCGAGAGGAATTGAAGAAGACGATGCAGTTGGTCTTATTATAAGAGGATTTTTATACGAGGGTCTTGAAAATTTTCCCAGTGTATTGAAACTAGAAATCGATAGAGTAATTGAGGAAACAAAAAGAAAAGGTTACTGA
- a CDS encoding ABC transporter ATP-binding protein, giving the protein MLSIENLTVSIDGKKILSNINLQIEDGRAVVLFGPNGSGKTTLLMTIIGIGDYKIESGKIYFKGVDITNLPPYERVRMGIGVMFQRPPTVRGITIRDIIKLFKNFTEEEFEKYIKELKAEHLIDRSINDGFSGGEIKRSELLQLLIQKPGLSLIDEPESGVDVENIEIVGKAIKKLLDKEFLDLKDSETMKNHKKGRKSSGLIITHTGIILDYVPADEGLVLVNGRIVCKGNPYEIFDLIKNKGFDECLRCAIKD; this is encoded by the coding sequence ATGTTATCTATTGAGAATCTAACCGTTTCTATTGATGGAAAGAAAATTTTAAGTAATATTAACCTTCAGATAGAAGATGGAAGAGCAGTTGTCCTTTTTGGTCCTAATGGTTCCGGGAAGACCACCCTATTGATGACTATAATAGGAATCGGCGATTACAAAATAGAATCAGGGAAAATTTATTTTAAAGGTGTAGATATTACAAATCTGCCACCTTATGAAAGAGTAAGAATGGGAATAGGTGTAATGTTTCAAAGACCTCCAACTGTCAGAGGCATTACGATCAGGGATATTATTAAACTTTTTAAAAATTTTACTGAAGAAGAATTTGAAAAATATATTAAAGAATTGAAGGCAGAGCATTTAATTGATCGTTCAATAAATGATGGATTTTCAGGGGGTGAAATAAAAAGATCGGAATTATTACAACTTTTAATTCAGAAACCTGGACTATCTCTGATTGATGAGCCAGAGTCTGGGGTTGATGTTGAAAATATCGAAATTGTAGGTAAGGCAATAAAAAAATTATTGGATAAAGAATTTTTGGATTTGAAAGACAGTGAAACCATGAAAAATCACAAAAAGGGTAGAAAGAGTTCTGGTTTAATAATTACTCATACTGGAATTATTCTGGATTATGTTCCAGCTGATGAGGGACTGGTATTGGTCAATGGAAGAATTGTATGTAAGGGGAACCCTTATGAAATATTTGATCTTATAAAAAATAAAGGGTTTGATGAATGTCTAAGGTGCGCGATAAAGGATTAG
- a CDS encoding carboxypeptidase regulatory-like domain-containing protein: protein MEGKEAFSKTFKMLSVAFLLVALLFSLPDVFAKDTDNQELINQLKAARQKLQVRNQMLKVNQFQLKEKSQQNLSQLKHQSQFHVKMNSAIQSISEEGHFMNVQKSRRERSKLSPLFKVTQETLNLLADGVTADTVEVGAAPILTWTFPTGETQATLEVIVDFNKNGIFDSGIDTTIFSVDLEDNDIYDSDPTAGFYQLDMSAIGEKDASFINIIWDFIVAVSSGTEEEMVSISFQNLSTIYSVSGTVTDESSNPLPYIVIIVEDAEATGGTEGPPAPGVSWITLTESDGTYRVNVPDEGYYNIMAFDHLGIYPGLYPDPFLYENQSVMGDEVGFDFTMVQGNCTLSGVVQDDNGNPIPGAEIYVSSKDGPIHIDLITDDQGNFSINLMEGAYWIGVDPLSLEGYLVPPGQEIYISEGETVDLELILYPTDETISGTVYLDDNPIEGARVFCWHDTYGITADETDENGNYTLNVKSGPEGYHLHLELDFENFYVEEQYDNIPAGSEGIDFHAYTVNGGLFGYVIDSETSDTLMDVWISAERMDDGKWFYSGIDWETRQYMMYLPDGNYILHAGAPGYDDYTDSSITISGEMIQHDIFLEPKTLPLVQGVITDTAGNPIPDALVVFDGPWHQETMTDENGEYNLWTEPGSYVFKVFAEKHYPYIEYDVWVPEMGLIKDASLTPLTQFSIIAGQVKDESDNPVSSIMVNIFRTSPAEFYYHKETDDNGEFNFHVPNGTYVLDIWSDFQYLPVHIDTIDVQGDSIWLDILLREPAGAVQGIVFDSYTNRPIKWAWVDVYNVDTDEWFYGGTDDSGRYYIPLPNGNFEITAGAYGFIPSEPIDFTISDNTVEINIGLEAALRLPKILAVRDIPHDQGRWVRIVFWGGLDWDEMPFEGWSVWRIQTFKPIDQLGDPYAYKWDFVTYIPFHGDTVYRLDAHTLIDSNAYTDDTGEYWSTFVVSGHTQYGMWDFYDSRPEAGYSVDNIVPSVPGNVTASTSVEGISVSWEAIPDEDFGYYEVYKSTTQGSYTSEPAFKTIETNVIDSDIEVGNTYYYTVVAVDANGNKSAPSAEVSLTYTAIAEEGKIPEKFALYQNFPNPFNPTTNIKFDLPEAGFVQLSIYDINGRLIKNIASSNYNPGTYKVIWDATDSNGLKVPSGIYIYRTNVRGKFTSSGKMLLMK, encoded by the coding sequence ATGGAAGGAAAAGAAGCATTCTCAAAAACGTTCAAAATGCTTTCTGTAGCATTTCTTCTTGTAGCCTTACTGTTCTCCTTGCCAGATGTTTTTGCAAAAGATACTGACAATCAGGAACTAATCAATCAATTAAAGGCTGCCAGACAGAAGCTACAGGTAAGAAATCAAATGTTGAAAGTAAATCAGTTTCAGTTAAAGGAAAAATCTCAGCAGAATCTCAGCCAGTTAAAACATCAATCACAATTTCATGTTAAAATGAATTCCGCTATTCAAAGTATCTCAGAAGAAGGACACTTCATGAATGTCCAGAAATCCAGAAGGGAAAGATCTAAACTCTCCCCGTTATTTAAAGTCACACAAGAGACACTAAATTTACTTGCTGATGGAGTGACTGCAGATACTGTTGAGGTAGGAGCCGCGCCAATTTTAACATGGACATTCCCCACAGGAGAGACACAGGCAACTTTGGAAGTAATAGTTGATTTTAACAAAAATGGAATTTTCGATAGTGGTATTGATACTACTATTTTTTCTGTGGACCTAGAAGATAACGATATTTATGACTCCGATCCAACTGCTGGTTTCTATCAACTGGATATGAGTGCTATTGGTGAGAAAGATGCATCATTTATTAATATTATATGGGATTTCATTGTAGCCGTTTCATCAGGTACTGAGGAAGAAATGGTATCCATCTCATTCCAGAATCTTTCAACAATCTACTCAGTTTCGGGCACAGTCACCGATGAGTCCAGTAATCCCTTACCCTATATCGTCATAATAGTAGAAGATGCGGAAGCAACTGGTGGAACTGAAGGTCCTCCAGCCCCTGGTGTCTCTTGGATTACTTTAACAGAAAGTGATGGAACATATCGTGTAAACGTTCCAGATGAAGGGTATTACAATATAATGGCTTTTGATCATCTCGGGATATATCCAGGGTTATATCCCGATCCGTTTCTATATGAAAATCAGTCAGTCATGGGGGACGAGGTAGGTTTTGACTTCACAATGGTCCAAGGAAATTGTACTCTCTCCGGAGTAGTACAAGATGACAATGGGAATCCAATACCAGGTGCGGAAATATATGTATCCAGCAAAGACGGACCAATACACATCGACCTAATTACCGATGATCAGGGTAACTTTTCAATAAATCTTATGGAAGGTGCATACTGGATAGGAGTTGATCCATTATCACTTGAAGGGTATCTAGTCCCACCGGGTCAAGAGATCTACATTAGTGAAGGTGAAACTGTAGACTTAGAATTAATTTTATATCCGACGGATGAAACAATTTCTGGAACAGTATATTTAGATGATAATCCTATAGAGGGTGCGAGAGTCTTCTGCTGGCATGATACCTATGGAATAACTGCAGATGAAACAGATGAAAACGGAAATTATACCTTAAATGTTAAATCAGGACCTGAAGGATATCATTTACATCTTGAACTTGATTTTGAAAACTTCTATGTAGAAGAACAATATGATAATATTCCAGCTGGTTCTGAAGGTATTGATTTCCATGCCTACACTGTAAATGGAGGATTATTTGGATATGTAATTGACTCTGAAACCTCTGATACACTAATGGATGTATGGATATCAGCTGAGAGAATGGATGATGGAAAATGGTTTTATTCAGGTATAGATTGGGAAACAAGACAATATATGATGTATTTACCTGATGGTAACTATATCCTCCATGCTGGAGCTCCCGGCTATGATGATTATACAGATTCATCGATTACGATATCAGGGGAAATGATACAACACGACATTTTTCTCGAGCCAAAAACACTGCCATTAGTCCAGGGCGTAATTACCGATACAGCAGGTAATCCCATACCAGATGCACTGGTAGTTTTCGACGGTCCATGGCATCAAGAAACAATGACAGATGAAAATGGTGAATATAACCTGTGGACTGAACCTGGCAGTTACGTTTTCAAAGTTTTTGCCGAAAAACACTATCCATATATTGAATATGACGTCTGGGTTCCTGAAATGGGTCTCATAAAAGATGCTTCTCTAACACCTTTAACACAATTCAGTATTATAGCGGGACAGGTAAAAGATGAATCAGATAATCCAGTATCCAGTATTATGGTTAATATATTTAGAACATCTCCTGCTGAATTCTATTACCATAAGGAAACAGATGATAATGGAGAATTTAACTTTCATGTACCAAACGGCACATATGTTTTAGATATATGGTCTGACTTTCAATATCTACCAGTACATATAGATACGATCGATGTTCAAGGTGATTCAATCTGGCTTGATATATTATTAAGAGAACCCGCCGGAGCTGTGCAGGGAATAGTTTTTGACAGCTACACAAACAGACCTATAAAATGGGCATGGGTTGATGTCTATAATGTAGATACTGATGAATGGTTTTATGGAGGAACCGATGACTCAGGTAGATACTATATACCCTTACCGAATGGTAACTTTGAAATCACAGCTGGTGCTTATGGATTTATACCAAGTGAGCCTATCGATTTTACAATATCGGATAACACTGTAGAAATTAATATCGGATTGGAAGCAGCGTTAAGACTACCTAAAATTTTAGCCGTTCGTGACATACCACACGATCAGGGCAGATGGGTAAGAATAGTATTTTGGGGTGGTTTGGATTGGGATGAAATGCCATTTGAAGGATGGAGCGTATGGAGAATTCAAACCTTTAAACCCATTGATCAACTTGGTGATCCATATGCCTATAAATGGGATTTTGTTACCTATATACCATTCCATGGTGATACTGTATATCGTCTTGATGCACATACATTAATAGATTCAAATGCTTACACCGATGACACTGGCGAATACTGGTCAACTTTTGTTGTATCAGGTCATACACAATATGGAATGTGGGATTTCTATGATTCACGACCGGAAGCTGGTTATTCTGTTGATAATATTGTTCCTTCTGTTCCTGGGAATGTTACTGCTTCAACTTCCGTTGAAGGTATTTCAGTAAGCTGGGAAGCTATTCCAGATGAAGATTTTGGATATTATGAAGTTTATAAGAGTACAACCCAGGGTAGCTATACATCAGAACCGGCTTTTAAAACTATTGAGACGAATGTGATTGATAGTGACATTGAGGTTGGAAATACCTATTATTATACTGTAGTTGCCGTAGACGCCAATGGTAATAAGAGTGCTCCAAGCGCCGAAGTAAGCCTAACATACACAGCAATTGCTGAAGAAGGGAAAATACCAGAGAAATTCGCACTCTATCAGAACTTTCCGAATCCATTCAACCCAACGACTAATATTAAATTTGACCTTCCTGAGGCAGGATTTGTACAACTGTCCATATACGATATCAACGGTAGACTAATCAAGAATATCGCATCATCCAATTATAATCCAGGAACCTATAAAGTTATCTGGGATGCTACCGATTCGAATGGACTAAAAGTACCATCTGGTATTTATATTTACAGAACAAATGTACGCGGTAAGTTTACCAGCAGCGGAAAAATGCTGTTGATGAAATAA
- a CDS encoding ferritin family protein, whose product MERISLEEVFKIAIEIERNGQRFYRNYAEKNDDEKIKEVFNNLADMESDHERAFIEMKNRLVTDYDRIEADTEGLLNAYIKAFAGGYIFTSDDKIVEAGSPDDILKYAIGKEKDSISYYLAVKEFVVGEDNKDKVDRIIKEEMKHIIILSDLIASY is encoded by the coding sequence ATGGAAAGAATAAGTCTTGAAGAGGTATTTAAAATTGCGATTGAAATAGAAAGAAATGGTCAGAGATTTTATCGTAATTATGCGGAAAAAAATGATGATGAAAAAATAAAAGAAGTTTTTAATAATCTTGCTGATATGGAAAGTGATCATGAAAGAGCTTTTATTGAGATGAAAAATAGACTTGTTACAGATTATGATAGAATTGAAGCAGATACAGAGGGATTATTGAATGCCTATATAAAAGCCTTTGCCGGTGGTTATATTTTCACTTCAGATGATAAAATAGTTGAGGCTGGAAGCCCTGATGATATTCTAAAATATGCAATAGGTAAGGAGAAAGATTCCATATCATATTATCTTGCTGTAAAGGAGTTTGTTGTTGGGGAAGATAATAAAGATAAGGTTGATAGAATTATAAAAGAGGAAATGAAACATATCATAATTTTATCTGACCTGATCGCTTCATATTAG
- a CDS encoding flavin reductase, whose protein sequence is MDYIEFQKILDYFSYGLYAVCSNKNGKLNGQISNAVMQVTALPPRVVVCINKVELTWEYIKESGTFTINILSEDAPMKYIGILGYRSGRDSDKFSKLKYKLSPNGNPILTEYCIGVIEANVIGEMDVNSHTLFLGEVIYGEKLDEGVPLTYDYFKKIKGGKAPKNAPTYRFSEKELSKKTSILYECAKCRYIYNSEKGDPDNNVEPGTLFENLPDFWTCPLCGNGKRNFRKLG, encoded by the coding sequence GTGGATTATATAGAATTTCAAAAAATTTTGGACTACTTTAGTTATGGATTATACGCAGTTTGTTCCAATAAAAATGGAAAATTGAATGGGCAAATATCAAATGCTGTAATGCAGGTCACTGCATTACCTCCCAGAGTAGTAGTTTGTATTAATAAGGTTGAGTTAACCTGGGAATATATAAAAGAGTCCGGTACATTCACAATAAATATACTATCTGAAGATGCTCCAATGAAATATATAGGGATACTTGGATATCGGTCTGGTCGAGATTCAGATAAGTTCAGCAAGTTAAAATACAAGTTAAGTCCGAATGGTAACCCTATTCTTACTGAATATTGTATAGGAGTGATTGAAGCAAATGTTATTGGGGAGATGGATGTTAATAGTCATACATTATTTTTGGGTGAGGTGATTTATGGTGAAAAATTGGATGAAGGAGTTCCTCTTACATATGACTATTTCAAAAAAATAAAAGGAGGGAAAGCGCCGAAGAATGCTCCAACGTATAGATTCAGTGAGAAAGAATTGAGCAAAAAGACGTCCATTCTTTATGAATGTGCAAAGTGCCGATACATATATAATTCTGAAAAAGGTGATCCTGATAATAATGTTGAGCCAGGGACTCTTTTCGAAAATTTGCCAGATTTCTGGACTTGCCCCTTATGTGGTAATGGGAAAAGGAATTTTAGAAAATTGGGTTAA
- the dprA gene encoding DNA-protecting protein DprA has product MDELYAILKLISIPGLGPRKILALKNRFKRASDVLNASMKELCSIDGINQKVAIKIKKIESLGESDEISRTIEMIEKKKIKFVTIFDNNYPENLKTIYDPPPIVFYWGEFRDSDYDSIAVVGTRSPSQYGKNVTEVVARELVKAGITTVSGFARGVDTIVHKTTLRAGGRTIAVLGNGLDIIYPPENKKLMNMIIECGVYCSEFLPGTKPDAVNFPRRNRIISGLSLGVLVIEAGEKSGALITAYYATDQNREVFALPGRITDKKSVGTNNLIKQGAKLISSAEDVLEEIDRIRKYPRRSHQMELTFKLEGEERKIYDIINHEPVHIENLAELVEMQPYEILPTLLSLELKGLVKQLPGKYFVKIS; this is encoded by the coding sequence ATGGATGAGCTTTACGCTATATTAAAATTAATTTCAATCCCGGGATTGGGACCCAGAAAGATTCTTGCACTAAAAAACCGATTTAAAAGAGCCAGCGATGTGTTAAATGCCAGCATGAAAGAATTGTGTTCAATTGATGGAATAAACCAAAAAGTAGCTATAAAGATAAAAAAGATAGAAAGTTTAGGTGAGTCAGATGAGATTAGTCGAACTATTGAGATGATTGAAAAAAAGAAGATAAAATTTGTAACGATATTCGATAACAATTATCCCGAAAATTTAAAAACAATTTATGACCCTCCTCCGATAGTATTTTATTGGGGTGAGTTTAGAGATAGTGACTATGATTCAATAGCAGTTGTTGGTACAAGATCTCCCTCGCAATATGGCAAAAATGTAACTGAGGTAGTAGCCAGAGAATTGGTAAAAGCCGGGATTACCACTGTGAGTGGTTTTGCTCGTGGAGTGGACACGATAGTCCATAAAACCACTCTTAGGGCAGGAGGAAGGACTATAGCAGTGCTGGGTAATGGACTGGATATAATATATCCACCTGAAAATAAAAAATTAATGAATATGATTATTGAGTGTGGTGTTTATTGTTCAGAGTTTTTACCGGGGACAAAGCCAGATGCGGTGAATTTTCCAAGGAGAAATAGAATTATTTCCGGGTTGAGTCTAGGAGTTTTGGTTATCGAGGCTGGTGAAAAGAGCGGAGCATTGATTACTGCTTACTATGCTACTGACCAGAATAGAGAAGTATTTGCATTGCCTGGACGTATTACTGATAAGAAAAGCGTGGGAACAAATAATTTAATAAAGCAGGGAGCGAAGTTAATTTCAAGTGCAGAAGATGTACTTGAAGAAATAGATAGGATTAGAAAATATCCACGGAGATCCCATCAGATGGAATTAACTTTTAAACTGGAAGGAGAAGAAAGAAAGATTTATGATATAATTAACCATGAACCTGTGCATATAGAGAATCTAGCTGAATTGGTTGAAATGCAGCCGTATGAGATATTACCAACACTTTTATCGCTTGAGCTGAAAGGTTTGGTTAAGCAATTGCCCGGTAAATATTTTGTAAAGATAAGTTAA
- the obgE gene encoding GTPase ObgE — MFVDLTKVYVKAGDGGKGCIAFRREKYVPKGGPSGGDGGKGGDVIVEVDPNLYSLHDLKYRKSYKAGNGKPGEGALKKGADGKDVIIHVPPGTLIKDDSTGKIIADLTQPGERVVVAKGGAGGRGNASFANPVLRAPRIAEPGQRGEEKNLVFELKVVSDVGMVGLPNSGKSTLLAKLTTAMPKIADYPFTTLIPNLGIVKYGNFRSFVLADIPGIIEGAHEGKGLGIRFLKHLERTKVLLYMIEAIDPEQERTFKILQDELLSYSDVFKNKPAIVALTKSDLLDSKNIGKVKEIGELEVIYISAVTGMHLSKLIEKLVILLNSYG, encoded by the coding sequence ATGTTTGTGGATTTAACAAAAGTTTATGTAAAGGCGGGTGATGGAGGAAAAGGCTGTATTGCTTTTCGAAGGGAGAAGTACGTTCCTAAGGGTGGCCCGAGTGGTGGGGATGGGGGTAAGGGTGGAGATGTTATAGTAGAGGTTGATCCAAATCTTTACTCATTGCACGATTTAAAATATAGAAAGAGTTACAAAGCTGGTAACGGTAAACCAGGCGAAGGAGCATTGAAAAAAGGTGCTGATGGAAAAGATGTTATTATTCATGTTCCTCCTGGCACCCTAATCAAAGATGATAGTACAGGAAAAATTATAGCTGATTTGACACAGCCAGGTGAAAGGGTAGTTGTAGCTAAGGGAGGTGCTGGTGGCAGGGGAAATGCATCCTTTGCTAATCCAGTTCTAAGGGCACCTAGGATTGCAGAGCCTGGTCAGAGGGGAGAGGAAAAAAATCTTGTTTTTGAACTAAAGGTTGTTTCGGATGTTGGGATGGTTGGATTACCAAATAGTGGAAAATCCACACTTCTGGCAAAGCTTACTACCGCAATGCCTAAAATTGCTGATTATCCATTTACTACACTGATACCAAATCTGGGCATTGTGAAGTATGGTAATTTTAGAAGTTTTGTTCTTGCTGATATACCTGGCATAATAGAGGGAGCCCATGAGGGAAAAGGTTTGGGAATAAGATTTTTAAAACACCTCGAAAGAACAAAAGTTTTACTATATATGATAGAGGCTATTGATCCTGAGCAGGAACGAACCTTTAAAATTTTGCAGGATGAATTATTAAGTTACTCAGATGTTTTTAAAAACAAGCCAGCAATTGTAGCCCTTACAAAATCTGATTTATTGGATTCTAAAAATATTGGGAAAGTAAAAGAAATAGGAGAATTGGAAGTTATCTATATATCTGCTGTGACTGGAATGCATTTGTCCAAATTAATAGAAAAATTAGTTATATTACTTAATAGTTATGGATGA